From one Rattus norvegicus strain BN/NHsdMcwi chromosome 7, GRCr8, whole genome shotgun sequence genomic stretch:
- the Oplah gene encoding 5-oxoprolinase (The RefSeq protein has 1 substitution compared to this genomic sequence), which produces MGSPEGRFHFAIDRGGTFTDVFAQCPGGHVRVLKLLSEDPANYPDAPTEGIRRILEQEEGVLLPRGRPLDTSRIASIRMGTTVATNALLERQGERVALLVTRGFRDLLHIGTQARPDLFDLAVPMPEVLYEEVLEVDERVVLYRGEPGAGSPVKGRTGDLLEIQQPVDLEALRGKLEGLLSRGIHSLAVVLMHSYTWAQHEQQVGTLARELGFTHVSLSSEVMPMVRIVPRGHTACADAYLTPTIQRYVQGFRRGFQGQLKNVQVLFMRSDGGLAPMDAFSGSRAVLSGPAGGVVGYSATTYHLEGGQPVIGFDMGGTSTDVSRYAGEFEHVFEASTAGVTLQAPQLDINTVAAGGGSRLFFRSGLFVVGPESAGAHPGPACYRKGGPVTVTDANLVLGRLLPASFPCIFGPGEDQPLSPEASRKALEAVAMEVNSFLTNGPCPASQLSLEEVAMGFVRVANEAMCRPIRALTQARGHDPSAHVLACFGGAGGQHACAIARALGMDTVHIHRHSGLLSALGLALADVVHEAQEPCSLSYTPETFAQLDQRLSRLEEQCVDALQVQGFPRSQISTESFLHLRYQGTDCALMVSAHQHPATACSPRAGDFGAAFVERYMREFGFIIPERPVVVDDVRVRGTGRSGLQLEDTPKIQTGPPHVEKVTQCYFEGGYQETPVYLLGELGYGHQLQGPCLIIDNNSTILVEPGCQAEVTDTGDIRISVGAEGPSMADTRLDPIQLSIFSHRFMSIAEQMGRILQRTAISTNIKERLDFSCALFGPDGGLVSNAPHIPVHLGAMQETVQFQIQHLGADLHPGDVLLSNHPSAGGSHLPDLTVITPVFWPGQTRPVFYVASRGHHADIGGITPGSMPPHSTTLQQEGAVFLSFKLVQGGVFQEEAVTEALRAPGKISGCSGTRNLHDNLSDLRAQVAANQKGIQLVGELIGQYGLDVVQAYMGHIQANAELAVRDMLRAFGTSRQARGLPLEVSAEDHMDDGSPICLRVQINLSQGSAVFDFTGSGSEVFGNLNAPRAITLSALIYCLRCLVGRDIPLNQGCLAPVRVIIPKGSILDPSPEAAVVGGNVLTSQRVVDVILGAFGACSASQGCMNNVTLGNARMGYYETVAGGAGAGPGWHGRSGVHSHMTNTRITDPEILESRYPVILRRFELRPGSGGRGRFRGGDGVVRELVFREEALLSVLTERRAFQPYGLHGGEPGARGLNLLIRKDGRTVNLGGKTSVTVYPGDVFCLHTPGGGGYGDPEDPAPPPGSPPLFPAFPERGSVFEYRRAQEAV; this is translated from the exons ATGGGCAGCCCAGAAGGGCGCTTCCATTTCGCCATCGACCGCGGTGGCACCTTCACAGATGTCTTTGCCCAGTGCCCTGGAGGGCATGTGCGTGTCCTGAAGCTGCTCTCAGAGGACCCTGCCAACTATGCAGATGCACCCACAGAGGGCATCCGCCGAATTCTAGAGCAG GAGGAGGGTGTGCTGCTGCCTCGAGGCCGACCGCTAGACACCAGTCGCATTGCCAGCATCCGCATGGGTACCACGGTGGCCACCAATGCACTGTTGGAACGACAGGGAGAACGGGTGGCACTGCTGGTGACTCGGGGTTTCCGAGACCTGCTGCATATTGGCACTCAGGCCCGCCCGGACCTCTTTGACTTG GCTGTGCCCATGCCAGAGGTTCTGTATGAGGAAGTGCTGGAGGTAGATGAGCGAGTGGTGCTGTATCGCGGAGAACCAGGTGCCGGCTCTCCTGTCAAAG GCCGCACAGGGGACCTGCTAGAGATACAGCAGCCTGTGGACCTGGAAGCCCTGCGTGGGAAGCTGGAGGGGCTCTTGTCTCGGGGCATTCACAGTCTGGCAGTGGTGCTCATGCATTCGTACAC GTGGGCCCAGCATGAGCAGCAGGTGGGCACGCTGGCCCGGGAGCTGGGCTTCACGCACGTCTCCTTGTCCTCGGAAGTCATGCCCATGGTACGAATTGTTCCTCGGGGCCATACAGCCTGTGCTGACGCTTACCTTACTCCCACCATCCAGCGCTATGTGCAGGGCTTCCGCCGAGGCTTCCAGGGCCAGCTAAAG AATGTGCAAGTTCTCTTCATGCGCTCTGATGGTGGCCTCGCACCCATGGATGCTTTCAGTGGTTCCCGGGCTGTGCTCTCTGGCCCTGCTGGGGGTGTGGTTGGCTACTCAGCTACCACCTACCATCTGGAAGGCGGTCAGCCTGTCATTGGCTTTGACATGGGAG GCACATCCACAGACGTGAGCCGCTATGCTGGAGAATTTGAGCATGTCTTTGAGGCTAGCACAGCAGGCGTTACCCTTCAGGCACCCCAGTTGGACATCAACACAGTGGCAGCTGGCGGGGGTTCCCGCCTCTTCTTCAG ATCTGGCCTCTTTGTGGTTGGTCCAGAGTCAGCAGGTGCCCACCCAGGTCCTGCCTGCTACCGTAAAG ggGGTCCTGTGACAGTGACAGATGCTAATCTGGTCCTGGGTCGCCTGCTGCCTGCCTCCTTCCCCTGCATTTTTGGGCCAGGAGAAGACCAGCCACTGTCTCCTGAGGCTTCCCGAAAGGCTCTAGAGGCTGTGGCCATGGAGGTCAACAGTTTCTTGACCAATGGACCGTGCCCAGCTTCCCAACTAAGTCTGGAAGAGGTGGCCATGGGGTTTGTGCGTGTTGCCAATGAAGCCATGTGCCGGCCTATCCGTGCCCTCACACAG GCACGAGGCCATGACCCCTCAGCCCATGTATTGGCTTGCTTTGGAGGAGCTGGTGGGCAACACGCTTGTGCCATTGCCCGGGCCCTGGGGATGGATACTGTGCACATTCACAG GCACAGCGGGCTGCTGTCAGCACTAGGACTGGCCTTGGCAGATGTGGTTCACGAAGCACAGGAGCCCTGTTCCCTGTCTTACACACCTGAAACCTTTGCACAACTGGACCAGAGACTGAGCCGCCTGGAGGAGCAGTGTGTGGATGCCTTGCAGGTCCAGGGCTTCCCTAG GTCTCAGATCAGCACCGAGAGCTTCCTGCATCTTCGCTACCAAGGCACTGACTGCGCCCTAATGGTGTCTGCCCATCAGCATCCGGCCACAGCCTGCTCACCCCGTGCTGGTGACTTTGGAGCCGCATTTGTGGAGAG GTACATGAGAGAGTTTGGCTTCATTATCCCCGAGCGGCCGGTGGTGGTAGATGATGTACGTGTGAGGGGAACTGGCCGTAGTGGACTTCAGCTGGAGGACACCCCCAAAATCCAGACTGGACCTCCCCACGTGGAAAAG GTGACCCAGTGCTACTTTGAAGGGGGTTATCAGGAGACTCCCGTGTACCTTTTAGGAGAACTAGGCTACGGGCACCAGCTCCAAGGGCCCTGCCTTATCATCGACAACAACAG CACCATCCTTGTAGAACCGGGTTGCCAAGCAGAGGTGACTGATACAGGGGACATCCGCATTTCTGTGGGAGCTGAGGGTCCTAGTATGGCAGATACCAGGCTTGACCCCATCCAGCTGTCTATTTTCTCACACCGCTTCATGAGCATTGCTG AGCAGATGGGCCGCATCCTACAGCGCACAGCCATCTCTACCAACATCAAGGAACGCCTCGACTTCTCCTGTGCCCTCTTTGGGCCAGATGGGGGCCTCGTCTCCAATGCTCCCCACATTCCTGTGCACCTGGGTGCCATGCAAGAGACTGTACAGTTCCAG ATTCAGCACTTAGGAGCCGACCTCCATCCTGGTGATGTGTTGCTCAGCAACCATCCCAGCGCAGGGGGCAGCCATCTTCCTGACCTGACTGTCATTACACCG GTGTTTTGGCCAGGCCAGACGAGGCCTGTGTTCTACGTGGCTAGCCGAGGGCACCACGCAGACATTGGAGGAATCACACCGGGCTCTATGCCGCCTCACTCCACCACGCTGCAACAGGAGGGTGCCGTTTTTCTGTCCTTCAAACTGGTCCAGGGAGGCGTCTTCCAGGAAGAGG CAGTGACAGAGGCCCTACGGGCACCAGGCAAGATCTCTGGCTGTAGTGGAACCAGGAACCTGCATGACAACCTGTCGGATCTTCGTGCCCAGGTGGCAGCTAACCAGAAAGGCATCCAGCTGGTGGGAGAGCTGATCGGACAGTATGGCTTAGATGTGGTGCAGGCCTATATGGGCCATATTCAG GCGAATGCTGAGCTAGCAGTGAGAGACATGCTCCGGGCTTTTGGAACTTCCCGGCAGGCCAGGGGCCTGCCCCTGGAGGTGTCTGCAGAGGATCACATGGATGATGGCTCTCCCATCTGTCTGCGTGTTCAGATCAACCTGAGTCAG GGCAGTGCGGTATTTGACTTCACTGGTTCCGGGTCTGAGGTGTTTGGCAATCTCAATGCCCCGAGAGCCATAACACTGTCTGCTCTCATCTATTGCTTACGCTGTCTAGTGGGCCGTGACATCCCACTTAACCAG GGTTGCCTGGCTCCTGTGCGTGTCATAATTCCCAAAGGCTCCATATTGGATCCATCCCCAGAGGCAGCAGTGGTCGGCGGCAACGTGCTCACATCTCAGCGAGTAGTGGATGTCATTCTGGGGGCTTTTGGGGCCTGTTCAGCCTCCCAG GGCTGCATGAACAATGTGACCCTGGGCAATGCCCGTATGGGCTACTATGAGACAGTGGCTGGTGGTGCCGGTGCGGGCCCTGGCTGGCATGGGCGCAGTGGTGTACACAGTCACATGACCAACACACGCATTACGGATCCAGAGATTCTGGAGAGTCG GTATCCAGTTATCCTGCGCCGCTTTGAGCTGAGGCCAGGCTCCGGGGGCCGAGGTCGCTTCCGGGGAGGTGATGGCGTAGTCCGAGAGCTGGTCTTTCGGGAAGAGGCGCTGTTGTCTGTGCTCACCGAGCGCCGGGCCTTCCAGCCTTACGGCCTCCACG GGGGAGAGCCTGGTGCGCGTGGCTTAAACCTCCTGATCAGAAAAGATGGGCGCACAGTGAATTTGGGCGGCAAGACATCTGTGACCGTGTACCCCGGG GACGTGTTCTGCCTCCACACGCCTGGGGGTGGGGGCTACGGAGACCCGGAGGATCCAGCGCCACCACCAGGCTCGCCCCCGCTATTTCCAGCCTTCCCCGAGCGCGGCAGTGTATTCGAGTACCGCCGCGCCCAGGAAGCCGTATGA
- the Oplah gene encoding 5-oxoprolinase isoform X2 produces MSLLSSYEGLRQEIQRLAQENEELRRLVQLIQENQELKLVLRSRGNSLSLCGSNFLSEATANPRLQKRKTIRFKDVERGEPRASFRALSSNVCPNGKKPCKTLGLWSVATCSSLGAGVLPGLPAEEPFLDSSFNVMGSPEGRFHFAIDRGGTFTDVFAQCPGGHVRVLKLLSEDPANYADAPTEGIRRILEQEEGVLLPRGRPLDTSRIASIRMGTTVATNALLERQGERVALLVTRGFRDLLHIGTQARPDLFDLAVPMPEVLYEEVLEVDERVVLYRGEPGAGSPVKGRTGDLLEIQQPVDLEALRGKLEGLLSRGIHSLAVVLMHSYTWAQHEQQVGTLARELGFTHVSLSSEVMPMVRIVPRGHTACADAYLTPTIQRYVQGFRRGFQGQLKNVQVLFMRSDGGLAPMDAFSGSRAVLSGPAGGVVGYSATTYHLEGGQPVIGFDMGGTSTDVSRYAGEFEHVFEASTAGVTLQAPQLDINTVAAGGGSRLFFRSGLFVVGPESAGAHPGPACYRKGGPVTVTDANLVLGRLLPASFPCIFGPGEDQPLSPEASRKALEAVAMEVNSFLTNGPCPASQLSLEEVAMGFVRVANEAMCRPIRALTQARGHDPSAHVLACFGGAGGQHACAIARALGMDTVHIHRHSGLLSALGLALADVVHEAQEPCSLSYTPETFAQLDQRLSRLEEQCVDALQVQGFPRSQISTESFLHLRYQGTDCALMVSAHQHPATACSPRAGDFGAAFVERYMREFGFIIPERPVVVDDVRVRGTGRSGLQLEDTPKIQTGPPHVEKVTQCYFEGGYQETPVYLLGELGYGHQLQGPCLIIDNNSTILVEPGCQAEVTDTGDIRISVGAEGPSMADTRLDPIQLSIFSHRFMSIAEQMGRILQRTAISTNIKERLDFSCALFGPDGGLVSNAPHIPVHLGAMQETVQFQIQHLGADLHPGDVLLSNHPSAGGSHLPDLTVITPVFWPGQTRPVFYVASRGHHADIGGITPGSMPPHSTTLQQEGAVFLSFKLVQGGVFQEEVTEALRAPGKISGCSGTRNLHDNLSDLRAQVAANQKGIQLVGELIGQYGLDVVQAYMGHIQANAELAVRDMLRAFGTSRQARGLPLEVSAEDHMDDGSPICLRVQINLSQGSAVFDFTGSGSEVFGNLNAPRAITLSALIYCLRCLVGRDIPLNQGCLAPVRVIIPKGSILDPSPEAAVVGGNVLTSQRVVDVILGAFGACSASQGCMNNVTLGNARMGYYETVAGGAGAGPGWHGRSGVHSHMTNTRITDPEILESRYPVILRRFELRPGSGGRGRFRGGDGVVRELVFREEALLSVLTERRAFQPYGLHGGEPGARGLNLLIRKDGRTVNLGGKTSVTVYPGDVFCLHTPGGGGYGDPEDPAPPPGSPPLFPAFPERGSVFEYRRAQEAV; encoded by the exons ATGTCCCTTCTCAGCAGCTATGAGGGCCTACGACAGGAGATACAGCGGCTGGCCCAAGAGAATGAGGAGCTACGGCGGCTAGTGCAGCTCATCCAGGAAAACCAAGAGCTAAAGCTAGTCCTTAGGAGCAGGGGCAATAGCCTAAGCTTATGTGGCTCCAACTTCCTGTCAGAAGCAACTGCCAACCCTAGGCTGCAGAAGCGTAAGACGATCAGATTCAAGGATGTCGAGAGAGGTGAGCCACGGGCATCCTTCAGAGCTCTCTCATCCAATGTGTGCCCAAACGGAAAGAAGCCATGCAAAACCCTGGGCCTGTGGAGTGTGGCCACCTGTTCCTCGTTGGGTGCTGGTG TTCTCCCAGGGTTACCAGCTGAAGAGCCATTCCTGGACTCCAGCTTCAACGTCATGGGCAGCCCAGAAGGGCGCTTCCATTTCGCCATCGACCGCGGTGGCACCTTCACAGATGTCTTTGCCCAGTGCCCTGGAGGGCATGTGCGTGTCCTGAAGCTGCTCTCAGAGGACCCTGCCAACTATGCAGATGCACCCACAGAGGGCATCCGCCGAATTCTAGAGCAG GAGGAGGGTGTGCTGCTGCCTCGAGGCCGACCGCTAGACACCAGTCGCATTGCCAGCATCCGCATGGGTACCACGGTGGCCACCAATGCACTGTTGGAACGACAGGGAGAACGGGTGGCACTGCTGGTGACTCGGGGTTTCCGAGACCTGCTGCATATTGGCACTCAGGCCCGCCCGGACCTCTTTGACTTG GCTGTGCCCATGCCAGAGGTTCTGTATGAGGAAGTGCTGGAGGTAGATGAGCGAGTGGTGCTGTATCGCGGAGAACCAGGTGCCGGCTCTCCTGTCAAAG GCCGCACAGGGGACCTGCTAGAGATACAGCAGCCTGTGGACCTGGAAGCCCTGCGTGGGAAGCTGGAGGGGCTCTTGTCTCGGGGCATTCACAGTCTGGCAGTGGTGCTCATGCATTCGTACAC GTGGGCCCAGCATGAGCAGCAGGTGGGCACGCTGGCCCGGGAGCTGGGCTTCACGCACGTCTCCTTGTCCTCGGAAGTCATGCCCATGGTACGAATTGTTCCTCGGGGCCATACAGCCTGTGCTGACGCTTACCTTACTCCCACCATCCAGCGCTATGTGCAGGGCTTCCGCCGAGGCTTCCAGGGCCAGCTAAAG AATGTGCAAGTTCTCTTCATGCGCTCTGATGGTGGCCTCGCACCCATGGATGCTTTCAGTGGTTCCCGGGCTGTGCTCTCTGGCCCTGCTGGGGGTGTGGTTGGCTACTCAGCTACCACCTACCATCTGGAAGGCGGTCAGCCTGTCATTGGCTTTGACATGGGAG GCACATCCACAGACGTGAGCCGCTATGCTGGAGAATTTGAGCATGTCTTTGAGGCTAGCACAGCAGGCGTTACCCTTCAGGCACCCCAGTTGGACATCAACACAGTGGCAGCTGGCGGGGGTTCCCGCCTCTTCTTCAG ATCTGGCCTCTTTGTGGTTGGTCCAGAGTCAGCAGGTGCCCACCCAGGTCCTGCCTGCTACCGTAAAG ggGGTCCTGTGACAGTGACAGATGCTAATCTGGTCCTGGGTCGCCTGCTGCCTGCCTCCTTCCCCTGCATTTTTGGGCCAGGAGAAGACCAGCCACTGTCTCCTGAGGCTTCCCGAAAGGCTCTAGAGGCTGTGGCCATGGAGGTCAACAGTTTCTTGACCAATGGACCGTGCCCAGCTTCCCAACTAAGTCTGGAAGAGGTGGCCATGGGGTTTGTGCGTGTTGCCAATGAAGCCATGTGCCGGCCTATCCGTGCCCTCACACAG GCACGAGGCCATGACCCCTCAGCCCATGTATTGGCTTGCTTTGGAGGAGCTGGTGGGCAACACGCTTGTGCCATTGCCCGGGCCCTGGGGATGGATACTGTGCACATTCACAG GCACAGCGGGCTGCTGTCAGCACTAGGACTGGCCTTGGCAGATGTGGTTCACGAAGCACAGGAGCCCTGTTCCCTGTCTTACACACCTGAAACCTTTGCACAACTGGACCAGAGACTGAGCCGCCTGGAGGAGCAGTGTGTGGATGCCTTGCAGGTCCAGGGCTTCCCTAG GTCTCAGATCAGCACCGAGAGCTTCCTGCATCTTCGCTACCAAGGCACTGACTGCGCCCTAATGGTGTCTGCCCATCAGCATCCGGCCACAGCCTGCTCACCCCGTGCTGGTGACTTTGGAGCCGCATTTGTGGAGAG GTACATGAGAGAGTTTGGCTTCATTATCCCCGAGCGGCCGGTGGTGGTAGATGATGTACGTGTGAGGGGAACTGGCCGTAGTGGACTTCAGCTGGAGGACACCCCCAAAATCCAGACTGGACCTCCCCACGTGGAAAAG GTGACCCAGTGCTACTTTGAAGGGGGTTATCAGGAGACTCCCGTGTACCTTTTAGGAGAACTAGGCTACGGGCACCAGCTCCAAGGGCCCTGCCTTATCATCGACAACAACAG CACCATCCTTGTAGAACCGGGTTGCCAAGCAGAGGTGACTGATACAGGGGACATCCGCATTTCTGTGGGAGCTGAGGGTCCTAGTATGGCAGATACCAGGCTTGACCCCATCCAGCTGTCTATTTTCTCACACCGCTTCATGAGCATTGCTG AGCAGATGGGCCGCATCCTACAGCGCACAGCCATCTCTACCAACATCAAGGAACGCCTCGACTTCTCCTGTGCCCTCTTTGGGCCAGATGGGGGCCTCGTCTCCAATGCTCCCCACATTCCTGTGCACCTGGGTGCCATGCAAGAGACTGTACAGTTCCAG ATTCAGCACTTAGGAGCCGACCTCCATCCTGGTGATGTGTTGCTCAGCAACCATCCCAGCGCAGGGGGCAGCCATCTTCCTGACCTGACTGTCATTACACCG GTGTTTTGGCCAGGCCAGACGAGGCCTGTGTTCTACGTGGCTAGCCGAGGGCACCACGCAGACATTGGAGGAATCACACCGGGCTCTATGCCGCCTCACTCCACCACGCTGCAACAGGAGGGTGCCGTTTTTCTGTCCTTCAAACTGGTCCAGGGAGGCGTCTTCCAGGAAGAGG TGACAGAGGCCCTACGGGCACCAGGCAAGATCTCTGGCTGTAGTGGAACCAGGAACCTGCATGACAACCTGTCGGATCTTCGTGCCCAGGTGGCAGCTAACCAGAAAGGCATCCAGCTGGTGGGAGAGCTGATCGGACAGTATGGCTTAGATGTGGTGCAGGCCTATATGGGCCATATTCAG GCGAATGCTGAGCTAGCAGTGAGAGACATGCTCCGGGCTTTTGGAACTTCCCGGCAGGCCAGGGGCCTGCCCCTGGAGGTGTCTGCAGAGGATCACATGGATGATGGCTCTCCCATCTGTCTGCGTGTTCAGATCAACCTGAGTCAG GGCAGTGCGGTATTTGACTTCACTGGTTCCGGGTCTGAGGTGTTTGGCAATCTCAATGCCCCGAGAGCCATAACACTGTCTGCTCTCATCTATTGCTTACGCTGTCTAGTGGGCCGTGACATCCCACTTAACCAG GGTTGCCTGGCTCCTGTGCGTGTCATAATTCCCAAAGGCTCCATATTGGATCCATCCCCAGAGGCAGCAGTGGTCGGCGGCAACGTGCTCACATCTCAGCGAGTAGTGGATGTCATTCTGGGGGCTTTTGGGGCCTGTTCAGCCTCCCAG GGCTGCATGAACAATGTGACCCTGGGCAATGCCCGTATGGGCTACTATGAGACAGTGGCTGGTGGTGCCGGTGCGGGCCCTGGCTGGCATGGGCGCAGTGGTGTACACAGTCACATGACCAACACACGCATTACGGATCCAGAGATTCTGGAGAGTCG GTATCCAGTTATCCTGCGCCGCTTTGAGCTGAGGCCAGGCTCCGGGGGCCGAGGTCGCTTCCGGGGAGGTGATGGCGTAGTCCGAGAGCTGGTCTTTCGGGAAGAGGCGCTGTTGTCTGTGCTCACCGAGCGCCGGGCCTTCCAGCCTTACGGCCTCCACG GGGGAGAGCCTGGTGCGCGTGGCTTAAACCTCCTGATCAGAAAAGATGGGCGCACAGTGAATTTGGGCGGCAAGACATCTGTGACCGTGTACCCCGGG GACGTGTTCTGCCTCCACACGCCTGGGGGTGGGGGCTACGGAGACCCGGAGGATCCAGCGCCACCACCAGGCTCGCCCCCGCTATTTCCAGCCTTCCCCGAGCGCGGCAGTGTATTCGAGTACCGCCGCGCCCAGGAAGCCGTATGA